Genomic DNA from Setaria italica strain Yugu1 chromosome V, Setaria_italica_v2.0, whole genome shotgun sequence:
GCAAGCTCAGCTAGTACAATTCACAAAATTGCAACAATCAACAGAAATATTGTACTCCCACCAGCAGTAGAAAACTGCCAACCTAAAACGCCTGCAGAAACCCTGGAACACAGTAATTTGTTCAATGGAGCATATTAAAATCTACATGTCTAAAAACAATGCAAGTGAATCTGCcataaaaatatttcaaaaatgttgGCCAAGGCCGCATCTCATGCTTGATTATAAAATCCTGATAGGGTTAAGTTTGATATCACTGTAAGGCACCCATTAAAATGGAAACATTTATTAAAACCTGCCAAGGGTGATCTCTCCAGAAGTTGACAAAATAATAATCCATGGATGATGGATTCATTCACTTCATTTGGATTGAAGTGCCAAAAGTTTCATGTCTCTATAGAAGTGTGTAGATTGATATGTTTTCGTTCCAACATATTTTGGTCATCATCGCCGCCATATGCGTCCTGATTGCTTTTGTTCTTGCATGCGCCTGCAATGTTACATTGTTGGTACTTAGTAAAACCTTAAATCCTTAATACAAGTTAAAAATCATCTAACAGAACCATGAACTACTATGTGAATTAAGAAAAAATGAGAATCCTGTTATACTACAACATTTTTGCTAACACCACCATCTCCTCGGTCCAAACTTCACAGTATGATCTATTTAATTTACCCATCATATTACAATTTTTGAGGAAGCATATGTTCTACAACTAAGTTGACGTACCTTAAAATCAACACACAGCCtacaaaagttttaaaaaaaactatcttGCTCTTACACCCATCAAGTTAGTTTTTTAAGGAAAGCTAAGCAGCAACGAACAGTCAAAAACCCAAACATCCTAGGTTACAATACGCCCTATATATTAATTTAAAATAAAGAGTACAAATATCAACCAGAGAAAATCCCCTACCATGTCTAGTGGAGATGACAAAAAGGTGCCCTCAAATCTAAAACCAGAATGATTGGTCAACTAAAATGTGCTAGCTTATAAAATTTCTCTCTCAAGGTCTCTGATCTTACGAAATTGGTAGATCTAGAGTGGTTCTTGAAGAAGCAAGATAGCAGTTTTTAGTCCCACACAGCAGCAAACAGGTATGTTGAATAATCAAGATATCAAAACTGGATGAGGTGATTATACTCAAATAAGGAAATCAGGTAATTCTATACTCAAATAAGGAAATCAGGAAAAGTTtgcacaaaagaaagaaagcatgaGAGACTGAATGCGATGGCATATTTTCCACAATCTACTTTCACAGGAACTGTGGTCAACTGATGATAATCATAGTCATGACTCGTGACAACAATTTACTTTCACAGGAGTTACGATGACTGGGTATGCCAAATACTTGGAAAAACAATATTCAGAATATCATCAATTATGTATAAAAACAAGAATAAACAGAATATCATTAATTAAGTATGAAAACAAGGGGAAGGAACGCATAGGCAAATAATCGCTTACCTTTGGTGTTCCTTAGAGCGCTCAATAAACTCGGCAGCAATGTCACTACCTTGATAGGATGCAAGAACAGCCCTGATGTCAGAAGGTCTTGCCATAGCAACATCTGCAGCATTTAGGTTTATaaagagtgaaaaaaaaaagagaaacagtTAGCAAACTAAAGAATGGAAAACCCAAGCCTCGCAGGATGAAAAGGACATAGTTTCCGAGGCTTACATTCTAGAAATGGAATAAGATCGAGCAGTTGAGTGTCATCATTTTCAAGCTTCCAAGGTTTAATTTGCACAGAATTTTCAGGCTGCAGGCTTGACTCCAAAGCATGAGCACTGATATAAATAACTTGAGCAGGATTTCTGTTCAGCTTTGACAAATCCTAGTAGTTACATCATAAAGTAAAGTTCAGTCTTGAATCATGGCAGAGTACAGAATGCCTCTTAAAATGTAGTAAGTACAATACCTACCAGTTTTTTTTCTGGAGAAAAAATTACTGCACAGATTTAGAACAAGAATAACCACTGGAAAGAGCACTCAATGGGGAATGGTCTGTTACAAATAACTAAGGAACATGGGATTGACTATTGTATCTAATGAATGAAAAAACTTGACCAAATTAGGACTCTCATAATGAATAAAGTTCACTGATTACTTTCAATCGCCATAATTCGAGTACAAAACTTCTAACAACACTACCACTTTCCAGAAAGGGAAGCTCTTTTTTCCCTTTGAGCATGCATACTTAGCTAAGGTTAAGCAACATAGTTAGAAATAAGTTTTAGCCACTGAAACAGGTCATATCACCTTAGATGGAAATACTTATATAGCTTGCAATGGAAAGTGGCAGAAGAACAGTCGAGCAACAACTCATCTTTAGCATGAGGGGAATATTACATATGAAAAAGATTCTGCTATCAACATAGGACAGTTATAAATACAGGAAGATTCAAAGATTTTGGAACATGTGACGTTACTACTCCAGTAATCCctccattttattttacttgGCATTCTAAACTCCAAAAGATATAAAATAGTAGTAAGTTAAGCACTGCAAAAGGATCAATATACAATAATTCACTTTGCTACCAGAATAGCAGGTAGATCCCACATACCCGATAATGTTTTCCGTGTTCGTATTTAGTTGCAACTCTTGATAGCCTGTGCCGAATATTTCCCTTTGGATCCAGCCTATCAACGACAGGATCAACATACTGCACATGCAACAAAGTTTCTTCCAGGTTACACATTTGCAATACAAGCGAACAGCTGAAAGTTTTGAAAAACTTACCATACTAAGCTGATCAGAATACACAACAATTTCATAAAACCTCCCAAGATGTTCCAGAAATGCATCCACTCCTGGCCTCTTAAAGGTCCTCCATCCTCTCTCACGCTGTATgcatttttaaaagaaaaaaaaacattagctTCATCGAGCAGTCACTGAGCCCCTCAAACAGGGTTGGCAAACATATGAAATGAACAATGAACCGTatgtttttttcaaaataataatCTAGCCCCTACATAAACATGCTTAAATATTTACATTACATTAGATGTTGGCTCATATTGCATATACAAGAGGTTCATAGTAACAAAACTGCAAAAGTTCGTATGAAACACAAAAAATTCACCTTCCAATCTGAGTATACAAGAGTCTCGTTCAGAT
This window encodes:
- the LOC101776229 gene encoding mitochondrial import inner membrane translocase subunit TIM50; this encodes MSRVASSRLLPRISALSFCTASPAATAASSSSSPSTAAAAAAATAAASEASSTSGDPSSQPPPAARKLWGALKVAAFAAVSAAVGGTGYASYAYSLEELDQMTREFRKKSKHPIPEDASGFEKFQAMAYAAAMKVPVAAIEGYLDVRSQIEDQIRGFSEPVSDKLLPDRAPQEQHILTLVLDLNETLVYSDWKRERGWRTFKRPGVDAFLEHLGRFYEIVVYSDQLSMYVDPVVDRLDPKGNIRHRLSRVATKYEHGKHYRDLSKLNRNPAQVIYISAHALESSLQPENSVQIKPWKLENDDTQLLDLIPFLEYVAMARPSDIRAVLASYQGSDIAAEFIERSKEHQRRMQEQKQSGRIWRR